One region of Candidatus Poribacteria bacterium genomic DNA includes:
- a CDS encoding superoxide dismutase codes for MNRRNFLIRGSTAVAGLLLANSPLRLYADHHEQAHSHGHTLPALRYPHDAFEPYIDKRTMEIHHGKHHQGYVNKLNAAIKGHHDLEHLSIEDLLRNIDKVPKDIRQAVINSGGGHANHTLFWSIMIPEGREPTGKVAETIQSTFGSFDAGSEMFAKAAKTHFGSGWAWLVVDDKKKLQIYSTSNQDSPLMKGHTPILGLDVWEHAYYLNYQNRRADYVDAWGKIVNWKQVNANYIAATNA; via the coding sequence ATGAACCGCAGAAATTTTTTAATTCGAGGAAGTACCGCAGTGGCAGGACTGCTCCTTGCGAACAGTCCATTGCGCCTTTATGCTGACCATCACGAGCAAGCGCATAGCCATGGTCATACGCTACCAGCACTACGCTATCCGCACGATGCGTTTGAACCATACATCGACAAACGCACAATGGAGATCCATCACGGGAAACACCACCAAGGTTATGTCAATAAACTCAATGCGGCAATCAAAGGGCACCACGATTTGGAGCACCTGTCAATTGAAGACCTGCTCAGGAATATTGATAAAGTGCCGAAGGACATTCGCCAAGCCGTTATCAACAGCGGCGGTGGACACGCCAACCACACGCTCTTCTGGAGCATTATGATTCCCGAAGGCAGAGAACCGACAGGGAAAGTTGCCGAGACGATTCAATCCACGTTTGGTTCATTCGATGCTGGCAGCGAAATGTTTGCCAAAGCCGCGAAAACACATTTCGGATCCGGATGGGCATGGCTTGTCGTTGACGATAAGAAGAAGCTGCAGATCTATTCAACATCAAATCAGGATAGTCCGTTGATGAAAGGACATACCCCTATCCTCGGTCTTGATGTCTGGGAACACGCTTATTATCTGAACTATCAGAACCGACGCGCTGATTATGTTGATGCTTGGGGTAAGATCGTTAACTGGAAACAGGTTAACGCCAACTATATTGCGGC
- a CDS encoding DUF4268 domain-containing protein: MSKELSRLKPVELRDIWPNEAADFTPWLAEEENLNLLAETLGLELELEAQERDVGDFCADILCKNDDGSRVLIENQLEATDHIHLGQILTYAAGLDIHTVIWIAKEFREEHRAALDRLNEITDEHFQYFGIEIKVWQIGDSARAPQFEIVSSPNDWSRSVTKDTRNAIKDLSETQRQQEKFWTEFGKHLTKKNSPITQPNPQPLARTIFRIGRSDFGIYTTLVNRRQEIRIQLTIRGINAKAHFHLLREQQPEIESEFGEPLGWSELPEREESHIYLLKSDTDPSDEADWPNQHEWLAAKLEKFYAVFRHRVKALNVDNWEPPEAEDDA, from the coding sequence ATGTCTAAAGAACTTTCCCGTCTTAAACCCGTTGAACTCCGTGATATTTGGCCCAACGAAGCTGCAGACTTTACACCATGGCTGGCTGAAGAAGAAAATCTTAACCTTCTCGCTGAAACCCTCGGTTTAGAACTGGAACTTGAAGCACAAGAAAGAGATGTGGGAGACTTCTGTGCTGATATTTTATGCAAAAATGATGATGGTTCACGAGTGCTCATTGAAAATCAATTGGAAGCGACTGACCACATTCACCTTGGTCAAATCCTAACGTATGCGGCTGGATTGGATATCCACACAGTTATCTGGATTGCGAAAGAATTCCGAGAAGAACATCGTGCTGCGCTTGATCGATTAAACGAAATTACAGATGAACACTTCCAGTACTTTGGGATAGAGATTAAAGTATGGCAAATTGGGGATTCTGCACGTGCCCCGCAATTTGAGATCGTCTCTAGCCCCAATGACTGGAGCCGATCAGTGACTAAAGACACGCGAAATGCCATTAAAGATCTCTCTGAAACCCAACGACAACAGGAAAAATTCTGGACAGAATTCGGCAAGCACTTGACTAAAAAAAACAGTCCGATTACGCAGCCAAACCCACAACCTTTAGCACGGACGATTTTTAGGATTGGCAGATCCGATTTCGGTATATACACAACTTTAGTTAACAGGAGGCAGGAGATTCGTATTCAACTTACCATACGCGGAATCAACGCCAAGGCTCACTTTCATCTATTGAGAGAACAACAACCTGAAATTGAAAGTGAATTTGGTGAACCACTTGGATGGTCAGAACTACCTGAAAGAGAGGAAAGTCATATATACTTACTAAAAAGTGACACTGATCCATCAGATGAAGCTGATTGGCCCAATCAGCATGAATGGCTTGCAGCTAAACTTGAAAAGTTTTATGCTGTTTTCCGGCATCGCGTAAAAGCACTCAATGTCGACAACTGGGAACCACCCGAAGCCGAGGATGACGCATAA
- a CDS encoding CBASS cGAMP-activated phospholipase has translation MENADTFHILALDGGGTRGMYTAQLLAKIEEAFGTRIKTCFDLIAGTSTGAIIAGAAVSDIPMTDIVQLFETETPYIFRRRWYRIPLFLSKYPSEQLAQVIAKHIPATLLGEIATPLMITSSEIAKSEVHIFRSNYGSRDSEGTPPTSKEVCLREAILASCAAPTFFAPKSVDDLLLADGCLWANNPSTIAATEALSVFRKEARKIRMLSIGTGHSTNMYRQRRGWGFITGWGGVKLTSYVMTLQAQASAYTAKLLLNGNYLRINPEIDRWEIDTLTRLDDLKSLAERDFERHATEIRTFISKASE, from the coding sequence ATGGAAAACGCAGACACCTTCCACATTCTCGCGTTAGATGGCGGTGGCACCCGCGGCATGTACACCGCCCAACTCCTCGCTAAAATTGAAGAGGCTTTTGGAACGCGTATCAAAACCTGTTTCGATCTCATCGCCGGAACGAGCACAGGCGCAATCATCGCTGGTGCTGCTGTTTCCGACATCCCGATGACAGATATCGTCCAACTCTTTGAAACTGAGACCCCTTATATCTTCCGAAGAAGATGGTATCGCATTCCATTATTCTTGAGTAAATATCCAAGCGAACAACTCGCCCAGGTTATCGCCAAGCATATTCCGGCAACACTTCTTGGTGAAATAGCAACGCCATTAATGATAACAAGTTCGGAGATCGCCAAAAGTGAAGTTCACATTTTTAGATCCAATTATGGGAGTCGCGATTCGGAGGGTACGCCCCCTACAAGTAAAGAGGTTTGTTTACGAGAGGCTATCCTTGCCTCCTGTGCTGCACCCACATTTTTTGCCCCAAAATCCGTTGATGACCTCTTGTTAGCAGACGGCTGCTTATGGGCAAACAATCCCTCCACAATTGCCGCCACAGAGGCACTCTCAGTGTTTAGAAAAGAGGCACGAAAAATTCGGATGCTCTCCATCGGCACAGGACACTCGACAAACATGTATCGGCAGAGACGCGGCTGGGGATTTATCACCGGATGGGGTGGTGTGAAACTAACCTCCTACGTGATGACATTGCAAGCCCAAGCCTCCGCATATACAGCGAAACTGTTGCTAAACGGCAATTATTTACGCATCAATCCAGAAATCGATCGCTGGGAGATAGATACCCTTACGCGGTTAGATGACCTCAAATCTCTCGCCGAGCGCGATTTTGAGAGACACGCCACAGAAATTAGGACGTTTATTTCCAAAGCGTCTGAATAA